AAGTTCCTCGGCGTGCGCCGCTATGATTTCGGTGTCGCAGAGAAAGAAAACCAGGTGGGCCAGGTGGTCGGTCTGGCATGGACGGAAGTGGGCGGCGATCTGCTGACCATCGAAGCCGTGTCGATGCCGGGCAAGGGCGGCATCATCCGCACGGGTACCCTGGGCGACGTCATGAAAGAGTCGATCGAGGCAGCCCGCACGGTGGTGCGCAGCCGGGCACAGCGTCTGGGCATCAAGGCGGACGTGTTCGAGAAGAGCGACATCCACATCCACGTGCCGGAAGGCGCGACACCGAAGGACGGTCCTTCGGCTGGCGCGGCCATGACGGTGGCGATGGTGTCGGTCTTCACGGGCATTCCCGTGCGCGCCGACGTGGCGATGACGGGCGAGATCACCTTGCGCGGCGAAGTGTTGCCGATCGGCGGCCTGAAGGAAAAGCTGCTGGCAGCGCATCGCGGCGGCATCAAGACGGTCCTGATTCCAGAGCAGAATGTGAAAGACCTGGCCGATATTCCGGACAACGTCAAGAACAAACTGGAGATCGTGCCCGTGCGCTGGATCGACAAAGTGCTGGAAATCGCCCTCGAACGCATGCCTGAAGCGTTGGCGGACGTCGCTGCGGTGGAGGCTGTCACGGCCGCCGCGGCCAAGCCTGACGCGGCCGGCGAGGTAGTAAAACACTAACGTTTTACCCCTGTTTTCCCCAAACAAGCGCTTTTAGAGCGCTTGTTTTATATTGAAACGTGAATTGCGCCCCCAAAGCGCTTGACACATATACAGTGTGGCTTGTTTAATACGCCTGCACATTTTTTTCGCCGGACAGCTGTGGTGCCAAAAGTGCCGCAACGATACGGTAAACGTTTTATACCTTTGTAATTGGGGATGCTAGTGAACAAGACTGAATTGATCGACCACATTGCTGAAAAAGCTGACATTTCCAAAGCCGCCGCTGCGCGCGCACTCGACGCTGTTATCGGCGGCGTGACGGAAACTTTGAAAAACAACGACAGCGTAACGCTGGTTGGTTTTGGCACTTTCTCGGTCAGCGAACGCGCTGAACGTACCGGCCGCAATCCGCGTACCAAAGAAGCGATCACGATCGAAGCAGCAAAAGTTCCAAAATTTAAAGCTGGTAAAGCTTTGAAGGATGCTGTAAACTAACGGACTTCGGTGAGGTGACAATCACCGGAAACATTTGGCGGCGCCTTCGGGTGCCGCGATTTCAAGGTTGACGTTCTGCGAATTGCAGCCTTGAATGCAAATGCAAGCAGTACTGTGTATTTTTCGGAGTGGTAGTTCAGTTGGTTAGAATGCCGGCCTGTCACGTCGGAGGTCGCGGGTTCGAGTCCCGTCCGCTCCGCCAAAAAAATACGCTCTTAAGGAGTGGTAGTTCAGTTGGTTAGAATACCGGCCTGTCACGTCGGGGGTCGCGGGTTCGAGTCCCGTCCGCTCCGCCAGAATATAGAAGCCCGCGCTGCTGAATAAGTAGCGCGGGTTTTTCTTTTTCAGCGCCAGATTATCTCGGTGCGACGTCTTTTAGAATCCCTTCCTGCCGTTTTGAATAAAACGCACCTCGATTTAAATCCGCTTTAAGCTGCGCCCGGTTTAATGCCTGCCCTGGCGCCTTGCCGTTCAGGCGGCGCCAGGGCAGGGCGCGCGCCCTGATTTACCCTTGCTATAGCGCTATGGGCATTGTAGAATCAGGAGATAATGGCTTGGGCGTCAGAATCCTGCTTTAGTTCCAGCGCCAAGTTGTTGAATCTAAAGGGGAAGTGGACATCTGTCCCGTCCATTCCGCCGAAGAAATCAAGGCGAACGCATGTTCGCCTTTTTTTATAGTGATCCACTCATCCCGAATTGGCTGACCATGTTTGAATTTATTCGTACCCATCGACGCTTGATGCAGTTTCTTCTGATGCTGGTCATCGTCCCGTCTTTTGCACTGGTCGGTATCAGCGGCTACCAAAGCTTCGGCGATGGCGCGAACACCATCGCCAAGGTCGGCGACCAGGTCGTTACGCAGCAGCAATATGAAGAAGCGCAACGCCAGCAGATCGACCGCTACCGCCAGATGATGGGCGAGCAGTTCGACCAGAAAATGTTTGACACGCCGGAAGCCCGCAAGAGCATCCTCGACAACCTGATCGCCGAGCGCGCCGTGGCCGCCGAAGTGGGCCGTAGCCGCCTGGTCATCAGCGATGCCGTGCTGCAAAAGGAAGTGCTGGAAATCCCAGGCTTGACCTTGCCGGACGGTAAATTCGACCTGGAACGCTACAAGGCCATGCTGGCCGCCCAAGGCATGTCCCCACAGCAGTACGATGCGCGCCGCCGCAGCGACCTGGCCCTGCAGCAACTGGCGGGCGCCGTGCAAGGTACGGCCTTCGCGCCGAACACCGTCTCCAAGCGCCTGTCCGACATCACCTCGGAAGAGCGTGAAGTGCAGGAACTGCTGTTGCCGATCGCCCAGTACGTGCCGGAAGTCAAAGTGACGGACGCCATGATCAAGGCCTTCTATGACAAGAACAGCAAGTTCTTCGAAATCCCGGAACAAGCCAAGATCGAATACGTCGTGCTCGACGACAGCGCTGCGGGCGAGCAAGTCGACGTCAGCGACGCCGACGTGACTGCCTACTACGCGAAGAACCAGAAAGCCTACACGACGCCAGAGGCGCGCCAGGCCAGCCATATCCTGGTCGCCGTCAAGAAAGATGCATCGGCCGCCGACAAGGCCGCCGCCAAGGCCAAGGCCGAAGCGATCCTGGCGGAAGTACGCAAGGCGCCTGCCAGCTTCGCCGCCGTGGCGAAAGCCAAGTCGGAAGATCCGGCATCCGCCGAACAGGGCGGCGATCTGGGCGTGATCGGCAAGGATGGCTTGCCGGCACCGTTGCTGAGCGCTGTAAGCAAGCTCAAGCAAGGCGAAATCAGCGATGTCGTCGCTTCCGATTTCGGCTACCACATCCTGACGATCACCTCGCTCAAGCCGCAGCACGTGCGTGCGCTGGACGAAGTACGCGGCGAAATCACGGCCGACCTGCGCAAGCAATTTGCTGCCAAGAAATACTCGGAAATGGCGGAAACGTTCACCAACACGGTCTACGAGCAATCGGACAGCCTGAAACCGGTGGCCGACAAGCTGAAGCTGAAAGTGGAAACCGCCGCCAACCTGTCGCGCACGCCGTCGCCGGCACTGGGCAAGGCGCCGTTCAACAACGCCAAGTTCCTCACCGCCATCTTCTCGAACGACTCGCTGAAAGACAAGCGCAACACGGAAGCCGTCACCGTCGCGCCGAACGTGCTGATCGCCGGCCGCGTGGTGGAATTCAAGCCCGCCTCGAAGCGTCCGCTGGCCGAAGTCGAAGCGATGATCCGTCAGCGTGTGACCATGGAAGAAGCGGAAAAGCTGGCCAAGAAAGCGGGCGAGACCAAGCTGGCCGCCTTGAAAGCCTCGGGTGATGCGAGCGGTTTCGGCGCAGCGCAATGGGTGTCGCGCAGCAAGCTCGACGGCATCAACCGCGCCGCCATCGCGCAAGTCATGAAGGCGGACACGAGCAAGCTGCCAGCGTACGTGGGCGTGGACTTGCCAGCCCTGGGCTACGGCATCTACCGCATCGCCAAGGTGCAGCAGCCGGCGCAAGTCGATGCGGCGCGCCGCCAGCAAGAGAAAGACCAGATCAGCGGCATCCTGGCACAACAGGAAATGTTCGACTACGTCGAATACCTGAAAGCCAAGGCCAAGGTGAAGATCGTCAAACCGGTCACCGCGCCAGCGGCCCCAGCGCCAGCGCCGTAAGATTTAGTTTTCACGCATAAAAATAGCCGCTCTTGAGCGGCTATTTTTTTTGTCTGTGAGTCGGGAACTTTATTTAACCCACCGGCGTAAGACTGGGGTCGGACCCTCAGGGGCCGACCCCGGCAGTTCGGCCTTCGGGGTGAAAATTGAGTGAGCTTATGAACCGGCTTACTTCGCCCCCAGCAACGGCGCCAGCCGCGGCCAGATATTTTTCAAAATGGTCGGGTGCGCCTGCGCATTCGGGTGCATGCGGTCGGCCTGGAACAGCTGCGGCTGGTCGGCGATGCCTTCGAACATGAAGGGCACGAGCGGCGCCTTCCATTCCTTGGCCAGCTTGCCGTACACGCCATAAAACTGCTCGCCGTAAGCGCGGCCATAGTTGGGCGGCATGCGCATACCCACCAGCACCACCTGCGCGCCCGATTTTTTTGCCGCTTCGCCCATGGCGCGCAGGTTCGCTTCGGCGGCCGCCACGGGCAAGCCGCGCAAGCCGTCGTTGGCGCCCAGTTCGATCAGCACGACATCGGGCTGGTGCTTGGCCAGCAGCGAGGGCAGGCGCGCGCGGCCGCCGCTGGTGGTCTCGCCGCTGATGCTGGCGTTGACGATGCGCGTGTCGTTCTTTTGCGCTTGCAGCCGCTGTTCCAGCAGCGCCACCCAGCCAGTACCGCGTGCCAGCCCATACTCGGCCGAGAGACTATCGCCGAGCACCAGCAGCGTTTTTGGTGCAGAATAGGCGTTCGTCATGCTCGATACCAGCAGCACGGCTGCCGCAGGAAGCAGGGACAGCGTGCGCCGCCGCAGGCGGTTGCCGCCCTTGACACTTATTTGTTCACGAAATTTTTTAAGATAGATCAGCATGCCCGAATTCCCTAAAGCGACTTCCACCAGTTTTCTCCCGTCCGACGCGGCGGCCCAGCGGCCCGCCGCACTCAACAGTCAAAACAGCCAAAATGCCCGGCCGGCCATCGAAGTGGTCCAGCTGGCCAAGCGCGTACCTGATGCCGATGGTGAGCTGACCATCCTGCATCAAGTCGATTTTACCGTGCAAACGGCGGAGACGCTGGCCATCGTCGGCGCCTCCGGGTCCGGCAAGTCCACCTTGCTGGGCTTGCTGGCCGGGCTGGACACGCCCAGCGACGGCAAGGTGGTGCTCGACGGTACCGATATCTTCGCGCTGGACGAAGACGGCCGCGCCGGTTTTCGCAAGGAAAAGCTCGGTTTCGTGTTTCAGTCCTTCCAGCTGCTGGCCCACCTGACGGCGCTGGAAAACGTCATGCTGCCGCTGGAATTGCGGGGCGACCCCGATGCGAAGGAAAAGGCGCAAGCCATGCTGGGCAGAGTCAACCTGGGCAGCCGCCTGAAACACTATCCGAAATACCTGTCCGGCGGCGAGCAGCAGCGCGTGGCCCTGGCCCGCGCGTTCGTGACGGAGCCGCCGCTGCTGTTTGCCGATGAACCGACGGGCAGCCTGGACGCCGCCACCGGCGAGGCCGTGATCCAGCTGATGTTCGAGTTGAACCGTGAACGGGGTTCGACCTTGGTGCTCGTCACGCACGACAGTTCAATTGCGGCCCGTTGCGGCCGCACCATCACGATTGCGGCGGGCAGGTTGGTGTGATTGCTGGTGGTGATTGTCGGATTACGCGCTGCGCGCTAATCCGACCTACCCGACTTCCGGGCCGTAGGTTGGATTAGCGCAGCGTAATCCAACGCCACCACACCGCATGCCTATGCCGACAAGGCATTGATCAAGCTGCGTATCGCCGGGATCAACTCCCCCGCCGTCAGGCCGATCGGGCCGCTGCCTGCCGCCACCAGCGCATCGGCCGCCGCGCCGTGCAGCCAGACGGCGCCGAGCGCCGCTTCCCATTCCGGCCAGCCCTGGGCCAGCAGGCTGCCGCACAGGCCGGACAGCACGTCGCCCGTGCCGGCCGTCGCCAGGGCGGGGCCGCCCGTGTTGTTGACGACCACCTGGCCATCGGGCGCGGCGATCACCGTGCCCGACCCTTTCAATACGACGATCACGCCCAGCTGCGCCGCCAGCTGGCGCGCCGCGCCCAGGCGGTCGGCCTGCACCTCGGCCACCGTCATGTCGAGCAGCCGGGCCGCTTCCAGCGGATGCGGCGTCAGAATCGTCGCGCCCGCGCCCGTGCGCACGGCCAGCGCCGATTGCAGCTCCGGCTCTGCCGCCATCAGGTTCAGCGCATCGGCATCGAGCAGCAGCGGGCTGTCGCTGTCAATGGCACGCTGCAGCAGTTCCACCGTATCGGCGTCGTCGCCCAGGCCCGGCCCCGCCACCAGCGCGGCAAAGTGCAGGCCGGAGAAATCCACGTCCTGCGCGCGGCGGCACATCAGCTCCGGCTGGCCGCTGTCGAAGGCGGGCGGTGCATCGGGAAAGGCGATATACACTCTTCCCGCGCCCGCATGCAGGGCCGTGCGGGCCGCCAGGATGGGCGCGCCGGCCATGCCTTGCGCGCCCCCGATGACGGCCACGCTGCCGTAGCTGCCCTTGTGCGTATTTTGCCGGCGCGGCTGCAACTGGCGCGCGAACAGGTGCAGGCCGCCCAGCTGGGCCCTGGCTTCCGGCAGCAGGGACGGATCGATGGCCAGCGCCGCCACTTCCACTTCGCCCGCGTAGTCGCGGCCATTCGCCGTGTGCAGGCCCGGCTTGTCGCCGATGAAGGTGAGCGTGTGCGTGGCGCGGATGGCGACGCCGTCGATGGCGCCCGTGTCCGCGTGCAGGCCGCTGGGCACGTCGAGCGCCAGCACGGGGCAATCGAGATTGTTGACCAGCTGCGCCATGTCGCGGCATTCGCCTTCCAGGGGGCGCGACGCGCCGATGCCGAACAGGC
This window of the Janthinobacterium agaricidamnosum genome carries:
- a CDS encoding SurA N-terminal domain-containing protein; translation: MFEFIRTHRRLMQFLLMLVIVPSFALVGISGYQSFGDGANTIAKVGDQVVTQQQYEEAQRQQIDRYRQMMGEQFDQKMFDTPEARKSILDNLIAERAVAAEVGRSRLVISDAVLQKEVLEIPGLTLPDGKFDLERYKAMLAAQGMSPQQYDARRRSDLALQQLAGAVQGTAFAPNTVSKRLSDITSEEREVQELLLPIAQYVPEVKVTDAMIKAFYDKNSKFFEIPEQAKIEYVVLDDSAAGEQVDVSDADVTAYYAKNQKAYTTPEARQASHILVAVKKDASAADKAAAKAKAEAILAEVRKAPASFAAVAKAKSEDPASAEQGGDLGVIGKDGLPAPLLSAVSKLKQGEISDVVASDFGYHILTITSLKPQHVRALDEVRGEITADLRKQFAAKKYSEMAETFTNTVYEQSDSLKPVADKLKLKVETAANLSRTPSPALGKAPFNNAKFLTAIFSNDSLKDKRNTEAVTVAPNVLIAGRVVEFKPASKRPLAEVEAMIRQRVTMEEAEKLAKKAGETKLAALKASGDASGFGAAQWVSRSKLDGINRAAIAQVMKADTSKLPAYVGVDLPALGYGIYRIAKVQQPAQVDAARRQQEKDQISGILAQQEMFDYVEYLKAKAKVKIVKPVTAPAAPAPAP
- a CDS encoding ABC transporter ATP-binding protein — protein: MPEFPKATSTSFLPSDAAAQRPAALNSQNSQNARPAIEVVQLAKRVPDADGELTILHQVDFTVQTAETLAIVGASGSGKSTLLGLLAGLDTPSDGKVVLDGTDIFALDEDGRAGFRKEKLGFVFQSFQLLAHLTALENVMLPLELRGDPDAKEKAQAMLGRVNLGSRLKHYPKYLSGGEQQRVALARAFVTEPPLLFADEPTGSLDAATGEAVIQLMFELNRERGSTLVLVTHDSSIAARCGRTITIAAGRLV
- a CDS encoding arylesterase produces the protein MLIYLKKFREQISVKGGNRLRRRTLSLLPAAAVLLVSSMTNAYSAPKTLLVLGDSLSAEYGLARGTGWVALLEQRLQAQKNDTRIVNASISGETTSGGRARLPSLLAKHQPDVVLIELGANDGLRGLPVAAAEANLRAMGEAAKKSGAQVVLVGMRMPPNYGRAYGEQFYGVYGKLAKEWKAPLVPFMFEGIADQPQLFQADRMHPNAQAHPTILKNIWPRLAPLLGAK
- a CDS encoding HU family DNA-binding protein, which gives rise to MNKTELIDHIAEKADISKAAAARALDAVIGGVTETLKNNDSVTLVGFGTFSVSERAERTGRNPRTKEAITIEAAKVPKFKAGKALKDAVN
- a CDS encoding NAD(P)H-hydrate dehydratase, with product MTPIDFAGSTLALYSIAELRAIEQAALRDLPQGLLMQRAGQAAASAALKLLHAQEDGDEAGHRRVLVLAGPGDNGGDALEAAAHLAASGTEVLIWLAPEAAATSPEREQALNRARNSAARFMDAATSMASAAVGAAPWHLVIDGLFGIGASRPLEGECRDMAQLVNNLDCPVLALDVPSGLHADTGAIDGVAIRATHTLTFIGDKPGLHTANGRDYAGEVEVAALAIDPSLLPEARAQLGGLHLFARQLQPRRQNTHKGSYGSVAVIGGAQGMAGAPILAARTALHAGAGRVYIAFPDAPPAFDSGQPELMCRRAQDVDFSGLHFAALVAGPGLGDDADTVELLQRAIDSDSPLLLDADALNLMAAEPELQSALAVRTGAGATILTPHPLEAARLLDMTVAEVQADRLGAARQLAAQLGVIVVLKGSGTVIAAPDGQVVVNNTGGPALATAGTGDVLSGLCGSLLAQGWPEWEAALGAVWLHGAAADALVAAGSGPIGLTAGELIPAIRSLINALSA